The sequence below is a genomic window from Pseudomonas cannabina.
ACGCAGGATGCCGTCGAACTGATCGCCGCCCGGGTCGAGGGCAACCTGCTGGCTGCCGCGCAAGAAATCGAAAAGCTCAAACTGATGGCCGAAGAAGGTCAGATCACTGTCGAAACGGTGCAGGCGGCAGTGGCCGACAGTGCACGCTTCGACGTCTTCGGCCTGACCGATGCGGTGCTCAATGGCGAGGCAGCCCACGCCCTGCGCATGCTGGAAGGCCTGCGCGGCGAAGGAGTCGAAACGCCCGTGATTCTCTGGGCGCTGACCCGCGAGCTGCGGGCGCTGGCCAACATGTCCCAGCAATTCAGCCAGGGCGTGCCACTGGACAAAGTGTTCAGCTCGGCACGCCCGCCGATCTGGGACAAGCGCAAACCGTTGATGAGCAAAGCCCTGCAACGCCACTCGGCGAAACGCTGGAGCCAGTTGCTGATGGACGCGCAGCGCATCGACGCGCAGATCAAAGGCCAGGCGGCAGGCTCGCCGTGGAGCAGCCTGAGCCGGCTGGCGCTGCTGATGGCGGGACAGAGGCTGGCGTTGCCTGCGGAGTGAGCCCCATGTGCGACATACCAGCAGGTCTGTTTGAAGTCGTCGGTCGTGCCATTTTCTATCCTGTCGGATGGCCGATCGTAAAACTCCTGACGCTTGGCAAATACCCCTTGAAAGACTCCTGGTTCAAAGAAACCCCGGATGCAAACTGGACCGTTGCGATAGGCCTCGCCGTCCTGGTCATCACCATGATGGCCTTCTTCCACCAATTCGATTTTTGATCGACGCCCATCCTTGTGGGAGCGAACTTGTTCGCGAAGACGGTGTTTCAGACGACGAATTTTCGGCGATTATAGGGGCCCTTTCGCGAACAAGTTCGCTCCCACGGCCTCCGGCCAGCATCAAAAGCTGAGTTGTATAACGCTGAGCAACTCTGCGCCCACCCTTGTGGGAGCGAACTTGTTCGCGAAGACGGGGTTTCAGACGACGAATTTTCAGCGATTATAGGGCCCTTTCGCGAACAAGTTCGCTCCCACGGCCTCCGGCCAGCATCAAAAGCTGACTTGTATAACGCTGAGCAACTCTGCGCCCACCCTTGTGGGAGCGAACTTGTTCGCGAAGACGGTGTTTCAGACGACGAATTTTCGGCGATTATAGGGCCCTTTCGCGAACAAGTTCGCTCCCACGGCCTCCGGCCAGCATCAAAAGCTGACTTGTATAACGCTGAGCAACTCTGCGTGGTAGTGCATTTCAAGGCGCTCAGCGCCATAGCACACCACTATTGGACACGACCGCCAGTCTGCCCGATGATTTGCGTTGCGTTACAACCCCCATCAGGAGCACCTCGCCATGAGCAAGCCAAAGCGGCCGAACAAGGCCAAATCCATCATCGCCCAGCCCTTGTTCCGCAGTCGTCAGGAACAACCTTCCAAGGGCAAAGGCAGCTACCGCCGCGAAGCCTTCCAGTCTAAAAGCTGGGAGGCTTCCTGCTTTATGGCGGCCTGATATCGAGCAACATCTCCGAGGCGCTTTCAACCGCTTAGCCGTGTTATGGTCTGCACCTAACGGTAATACCCTTGGACTCAAGCATGCCTTCTCGTTTTACCCATCGCCCGCAGCTGCGCCAACTCATCGCTGCCTCCAGTCTGATTGCCCTGGTAGCCTGCGCAGAAAAACCCACTGCAGCCGATGCCACGCCTCTTCAACCCGGCAAAGTACAGACCAACCCTCCCGCTGTAGCGCCTACGCCAGCGTTGATCGTTGATGACTCCCTCACGATTCAGCCCGCCGTCAGCTTCAGCGAGTGGCAGGCCGGTTTTCGTGCCCAGGCACTGAAGGCCGGGATTCGAGCGGATGTGTTCGATCAGGCGTTTGCCGGCGTCACGCCGGACATGAGCGTCGTGAAGGCCGACCGCAGCCAGCCCGAGTTCAGCCGCCCGGTCTGGGAATACCTCGACGGCGCCATCTCTGCGGCCCGCGTGCGCAAGGGTCAGGCATTGCTGTCGCAGTACGCTGACGATCTGCAGAAGATCGAACAGCAGTACGGCGTGGACCGTCAGGCGCTGGTCGCGGTGTGGGGGATGGAGAGTAATTTCGGGTCGTTCCAGGGTACGCAATCCGTCATTCGCTCACTGGCAACGCTGGCCTACGAAGGTCGTCGTCCCGGCTTCGCGCAAAGCCAGTTGCTGGCCGCACTGGAGATCATCCAGCATGGCGATATCACCCCAGACAAGATGCTCGGCTCGTGGGCCGGCGCAATGGGTCAGACCCAGTTCATCCCGACCACCTACAACACCCACGCCGTGGACTTTGACGGCGATGGCCGTCGCGATATCTGGAACACCCCGGCTGACGCCCTCGCCTCCACGGCGCATTACCTGCAAAGCTCCGGCTGGCAGCGTGGTCAGCCTTGGGGCTTCGAGGTGGTGCTCGGCACGGGCTTCGATTACTCGCTGGCCAATTCGACGACGCGCAAGAGCCTCGCTGAATGGCAGCAAATGGGCCTGAAACAGCCAGACGGATCGGCAATTCCGGTCGCCGCCAGCCAGCAACAGGCCGCATTGCTGTTGCCCGCCGGTTACCGTGGGCCAGCCTTCCTGGTGCTGGACAACTTCCGCGCGATCCTCAAGTACAACAACTCCACGTCCTACGCGCTGGCGATCAGTCTGCTTTCCGACCGATTCAAGGGCGCCGGGTACGTGGTAGGTGCGTGGCCACGTGGAGACCTGCCGCTGAGTCGTTCTGAGCGCATCGAGTTGCAAACCCTGCTATCGGCCCGCCAATACGATGCAGGCGCGCCAGACGGCATTATCGGCGCCAATACGCGCAAAGCGATCCGCAGCGCCCAGCAATCATTCGGCTGGCCGGCAGACGGTTATCCGACGCATGAACTGCTGGAAAATCTGCGCAAACCCGTTGGGCAGTAATCAGCGATTGCCTTGAAACCGGAATGACGCCCGGTGGGGACAACCATCAGGCGTGTATCACGGAGAGCGTCAGGCTCACTGCCCCATCAACAGCCCAAGCCCGCGCTTCAAGGGAGTTGGCGCGTCGAGGGTGAAGTGTTCCAGCAAGCGCTGGTTGCTGGCGCGGGAGTGCTTGATGTCGCCCGAGCGCGGTGCCTGATAGGTGACGTCCGGTTTTTTACCCACCACGTCCGCAAGCGCTGACAGCAACTCATTGAGCGATGTGGTCTGGTTCAACCCGACATTGATTGCGCCTTCGATGGCGTTTTCCCGCGACAAGGCTTGCAACAGCAGTTTGAGCAAGTCACCCACGTAGAAGAAATCGCGCGTTTGCTCGCCGTCGCCAAACACACTGATCGGCAGGCCGTTCTGAAGGCGTTCGGCGAAGATGCTGATCACGCCGGAGTACGGCGAAGACGGGTCCTGGCGCGGCCCGAAGATATTGAAGAAGCGAAAGATCACCGATTCCAGACCATGCTGGCGACGGTAGAAGTCCAGATAATACTCACTGGCCAGCTTGTCAGACGCGTAAGGGGTCAACGGGGCTTTGGTGGTGTCTTCGGTGATCGCCTCACCTTCGCCATTGTTGCCATAGACCGCTGCGCTGGAGGCGAAGATCACCCGCTTGATGCCGGCTTCACGCATCGCTTCGCAGACATTCAGCGTACCGATGAAGTTACTCTGGTGAGTCCGCACCGGGTCATCCACCGACGCTTGCACCGACGCCACAGCGGCCAGATGCACAACGGCCTGGCAACCCTGCGCCGCACGCTTGACCAGCGCGGCGTCGGCGACGTCACCGACGATCAGCTCTAGCCGCGGGTTGTCGAGCGGCAGATTGCTGCGCTTGCCCGCCGAGAGATTGTCGAGGACACGCACGCTGTGCCCGTTTGCGAGCAACGCGTCAGCCAGGTGCGAGCCAATGAAACCAGCGCCTCCGGTGATCAGAACAGGAGCGTCAGACATGTCGATAATACCGATCCAGAAGGCTTGGCAAGCCGGCCCGCCAGGCGCGGGGCTTGATGCCGAAAGTATGAAGAATTTTCTTGCAGGCCAGCACCGCGTGTTGCGGTTCTTCGGCTGCGTCGGGACGTGCAGCGTGTGCCTGCGCGTTCGGCGATTCAATCGCCAGTTCGCGCAACAGGCGCGCTTCGGTGAGTACTGCCTGGCCAAGCGCCAGCGGCGTGGTCGCCTCGTGCCCGGCGTAGTGGTAAGTGCCCCACAGCGGCGCTTCGCAGTCGAGTTGCTTGACGATTGAAATGATCACCCGCGCCGCGTCATCGACCGGCGTCGGGTTGCCCCGTCGGTCATCGGCAAGCAGCAACTCTCCGGGGTCTTTGGCGCGCGACAGAAAGCGCCCCAATACGCCGTCGGCGCTGTCATCCAATAGCCAGCCGAAGCGGACCAGCACATGTTGCGGGCATGTGGCGCGCACGCTTTGTTCGATCCGCCACAATGCCTGGCCGCGCAGCCCCAACGGCACCGGCTCGTCCTTTTCGCTGTAGGCGGTCGCCCGCGAACCATCGAAAACACGATAACTGGACGGCTGAACCAGCGTGATGTTGTGGTGCTGACACAGTTCGGCCAAGCGCTCGACGGAGCGTTCCTGGTGAGTCAGACGCGCTTCGCTCACGGTCTCCGCCTGAAACCAGTCGAAGTAGTAAGCAAGGTTTATCAGGGCATCGGGACGGGTGTCATCGAGCAGTTGCGTCAGGCTTGCCACGTCCCAGCCGTCTTGCGGGGGACGTGGTGCGAGAAAGCCAATGTCTTCCTCGGCACCCAGACGAATCAGCGCCTGCCCGAGGGCATTCCCGCCGCCCAACAGCATAAGGCGCATACGCATAGAGTCAGCAGGCTCGGTATCAGAGTAATCAAACGAACAATTGAAAAACGCCTGCAAACATAACACGTTGGCTGCCAACCCCCAACAGTTGCGCAGCCTGTCCGGTCATCGACGCCGCAACAAGGCGTTGCAGCGTCTCACGCCTGAGGTCTTGCCGGATCAACTACTGAGCAGCAGGCCCCGGCGGGTTGGCACCCTTGGGCAGACCGAGCGGTGCAGGTGCCGGCGCTGAAGGCGTGGCCGCAGCCGGGTCCGACGGCGCAGGCGGCCCTTCGGCTTCCGTGCCCGCCTGCGGGTTATTCAAGCCCGGCGCCATGACCATCTGTGGATAAGTCTGCGCAAAGCGCACGTTCGGATTCTTATCCACAAGCCGCTTGAGACGCTCGTTGAATGCGCGCCCCACAGCGTACTGACCGCCGGAGGAGGTACGGAACTGCGCGGTCAACACCATGCCGTTGAGGTCCATGCTGTCGACACCGAACACTTCCAGCGGCCCTTGCAGGTTGTGCTTGAGCAGGATGTCTTCGCTGATCGACTGACCGGTTTCACGGATCAGCGCCAGTGCGTCGTCAATGTCGGAGTCATAGGTAAACCGCACCGAGAAAAACGCATACGCAAATTGCCGAGACTGATTGGTAACCGCCTTGATCTGCCCGAACGGCACCGAGTGCACAAAACCCTTGCCGTCGCGCAGGCGCACGGTCCGGATCGTCAGGCTTTCGACCGTCCCGGAATGGCCGGTGCTGAGTACCACCCAGTCGCCGACCGAGAAGGTGTCTTCAATGATGATGAACAGCCCGGTGATCACATCCTGAACCAGTTGCTGTGAACCAAAGCCGATGGCCAGACCGACCACACCGGCACCGGCCAGCAGCGGCGCGACGTTGATCCCCAGATTGGCCATGGTGGTGATGGCGCAGATCACCACCAGGATGATTTTCACCGCATTGCGCAGCAGCGGCAGAATGGTCTTGATGCGCGTGCTCGGCTGGCGCCCGCTGCGTTGGTTTACGGGCGGTTTGAGGGCTTCTTGAATCGCCGTGTCGAGCACCACCCACAACAGCCAGGTGATCACGAATATCAGGCCGATGCTGCTCAGCGAATCACTGATCACCCGGCCAAGGGTATTGCGCTGGGCGAACTCGAACATCGAGAAACCCCAGATACGCCCCAGCACTTCGATGAACGTGATCGCCAGCGCGATGCGCAACACTGCGTACACAAGGCTCAGCAGCCGCGCCTTATAGACGTGCCCGCCGCGCCCAAGGGATTCGGCCGGTTTGAACATGTGCTGAAACACAGTGCTCAGGAACACCGTTGCGATCAGCAAAATGGTGGTGAACAGCGCGCAGCGCAGCGCTTCCTGGCTGTCTTCGCCGGCACCGATCAGGTTGATCGCCGAGACCAGAATCATCAGCAGGA
It includes:
- a CDS encoding mechanosensitive ion channel family protein, which produces MASQLKILILSGLLLFAGSFNLQAADVPALPMGAAVPADDKAADKADSKAADKPAAKPDEKAADKTDAKSDAAADPAAADPAAELLVRGGLLGAISTSIDDVQQKLNLDDNLFDAWRLRADRAADELEKLVNKRTTRSPWSVVGDFLALSFVWIGSFAVLTTLGRFAAVRLCRTAFIRVRERSQALLKYVLPFTLPAIICLPLTLYVSHFMPSSVGRALALCFAYATSSGIVSTSVLLCVIVMFNSGHKRAAVRMIRRYAPKPLFVVGFLAALSDALTSPQIARQLGSNVTTSVAVFTGLFASVVFCMLIIKVRRPVAHLIRNRSLSSRLHRPALQQSLKIFSNLWHLPILLMILVSAINLIGAGEDSQEALRCALFTTILLIATVFLSTVFQHMFKPAESLGRGGHVYKARLLSLVYAVLRIALAITFIEVLGRIWGFSMFEFAQRNTLGRVISDSLSSIGLIFVITWLLWVVLDTAIQEALKPPVNQRSGRQPSTRIKTILPLLRNAVKIILVVICAITTMANLGINVAPLLAGAGVVGLAIGFGSQQLVQDVITGLFIIIEDTFSVGDWVVLSTGHSGTVESLTIRTVRLRDGKGFVHSVPFGQIKAVTNQSRQFAYAFFSVRFTYDSDIDDALALIRETGQSISEDILLKHNLQGPLEVFGVDSMDLNGMVLTAQFRTSSGGQYAVGRAFNERLKRLVDKNPNVRFAQTYPQMVMAPGLNNPQAGTEAEGPPAPSDPAAATPSAPAPAPLGLPKGANPPGPAAQ
- a CDS encoding NAD-dependent epimerase/dehydratase family protein → MSDAPVLITGGAGFIGSHLADALLANGHSVRVLDNLSAGKRSNLPLDNPRLELIVGDVADAALVKRAAQGCQAVVHLAAVASVQASVDDPVRTHQSNFIGTLNVCEAMREAGIKRVIFASSAAVYGNNGEGEAITEDTTKAPLTPYASDKLASEYYLDFYRRQHGLESVIFRFFNIFGPRQDPSSPYSGVISIFAERLQNGLPISVFGDGEQTRDFFYVGDLLKLLLQALSRENAIEGAINVGLNQTTSLNELLSALADVVGKKPDVTYQAPRSGDIKHSRASNQRLLEHFTLDAPTPLKRGLGLLMGQ
- a CDS encoding sugar nucleotide-binding protein, which translates into the protein MRMRLMLLGGGNALGQALIRLGAEEDIGFLAPRPPQDGWDVASLTQLLDDTRPDALINLAYYFDWFQAETVSEARLTHQERSVERLAELCQHHNITLVQPSSYRVFDGSRATAYSEKDEPVPLGLRGQALWRIEQSVRATCPQHVLVRFGWLLDDSADGVLGRFLSRAKDPGELLLADDRRGNPTPVDDAARVIISIVKQLDCEAPLWGTYHYAGHEATTPLALGQAVLTEARLLRELAIESPNAQAHAARPDAAEEPQHAVLACKKILHTFGIKPRAWRAGLPSLLDRYYRHV
- a CDS encoding lytic murein transglycosylase, whose amino-acid sequence is MPSRFTHRPQLRQLIAASSLIALVACAEKPTAADATPLQPGKVQTNPPAVAPTPALIVDDSLTIQPAVSFSEWQAGFRAQALKAGIRADVFDQAFAGVTPDMSVVKADRSQPEFSRPVWEYLDGAISAARVRKGQALLSQYADDLQKIEQQYGVDRQALVAVWGMESNFGSFQGTQSVIRSLATLAYEGRRPGFAQSQLLAALEIIQHGDITPDKMLGSWAGAMGQTQFIPTTYNTHAVDFDGDGRRDIWNTPADALASTAHYLQSSGWQRGQPWGFEVVLGTGFDYSLANSTTRKSLAEWQQMGLKQPDGSAIPVAASQQQAALLLPAGYRGPAFLVLDNFRAILKYNNSTSYALAISLLSDRFKGAGYVVGAWPRGDLPLSRSERIELQTLLSARQYDAGAPDGIIGANTRKAIRSAQQSFGWPADGYPTHELLENLRKPVGQ
- the holA gene encoding DNA polymerase III subunit delta; the protein is MKLAPAQLGKHLQGTLAPVYVISGDDPLLCQEAADAIRAAARQQGFDERQVFSADASFDWGTLLQAGASMSLFAERRLLELRLPSGKPGDKGAAALMEYCARPAEDTLLLISLPKLDGSAQKTKWGKALVEGAQTQFVQIWPVDIGQLPQWIRQRLSQAGLAATQDAVELIAARVEGNLLAAAQEIEKLKLMAEEGQITVETVQAAVADSARFDVFGLTDAVLNGEAAHALRMLEGLRGEGVETPVILWALTRELRALANMSQQFSQGVPLDKVFSSARPPIWDKRKPLMSKALQRHSAKRWSQLLMDAQRIDAQIKGQAAGSPWSSLSRLALLMAGQRLALPAE
- the arfA gene encoding alternative ribosome rescue factor ArfA, with the protein product MSKPKRPNKAKSIIAQPLFRSRQEQPSKGKGSYRREAFQSKSWEASCFMAA